A single genomic interval of Helianthus annuus cultivar XRQ/B chromosome 13, HanXRQr2.0-SUNRISE, whole genome shotgun sequence harbors:
- the LOC110900864 gene encoding uncharacterized protein LOC110900864, protein MGIRQRYPELPERMLCLIAPDSQYILQHEELLTKPDTPTEEPSKEIFNCSSSPEEEEVEKSWSLETEAAGGEGVLKITNSPENKTEHDESQQIHDAGIRHEFDIHQEKEHEHYEESHIAGGTHEDTEGQPYEETHFAGTTNEATEVIHHDESRVAEKTDVDEEVTSSIHLNSESENEEEVEISTDRDQGTDQGNLDENVFFTSGGDDSGTLKVAPKSSKAKSNPIISKTAADVFAAGILEGTSVVPNIPETPMNQENLEAVPENVYKACKRNPVEEKLDMLLSEIQGQRADKKTLSESVEVIKTQPERNTEALKSLQKLKEKAPETNISASKIQKILTEIEKIKTQVANTVESRQSSSTNKVLEEVTILRARNNSITDAFEKLSKEWAAMQMKAQTEFTKV, encoded by the exons ATGGGAATCAGACAAAGATACCCTGAGTTACCAGAACGCATGTTGTGCCTCATTGCACCAGACTCACAATACATATTACAACATGAAGAACTTCTTACCAAACCAGATACTCCAACAGAAGAACCTAGCAAAGAAATTTTTAACTGTTCTTCAtcaccagaagaagaagaagttgagaAGTCCTGGTCATTAGAAACAGAGGCTGCAGGAGGAGAAGGAGTTCTGAAGATAACTAACTCACCAGAAAACAAGACAGAACATGATGAGAGCCAACAGATTCATGATGCTGGAATTCGTCATGAGTTTGATATTCATCAAGAGAAAGAACATGAGCACTATGAAGAATCTCATATTGCTGGAGGAACTCATGAAGATACTGAAGGTCAACCTTATGAAGAAACTCACTTTGCTGGTACAACAAATGAAGCCACTGAAGTTATACATCATGATGAGTCTCGGGTTGCTG AAAAAACTGATGTTGATGAGGAGGTTACTAGTTCCATTCatctcaactctgaatcagaaaatgaggaaGAGGTTGAGATCTCAACAGATAGAGATCAGGGAACTGATCAAGGAAATCTG GATGAGAATGTGTTTTTCACCTCTGGTGGAGATGATTCTGGTACACTTAAGGTTGCACCAAAATCTAGTAAAGCCAAAAGTAAccctatcatttccaaaacagCAGCAGATGTGTTTGCAGCTGGAATATTAGAgggaacatctgttgttccaaatatccCTGAAACACCCATGAACCAAGAAAATTTGGAAGCTGTGCCAGAGAATGTTTACAAAGCCTGCAAAAGAAATCCAGTAGAAGAAAAGCTTGATATGTTGTTATCAGAGATACAAGGTCAAAGGGCAGACAAAAAGACTTTATCAGAATCAGTGGAGGTGATAAAGACACAACCTGAAAGAAACACTGAAGCACTAAAGTCTCTTCAAAAGCTGAAAGAAAAAGCACCAGAAACCAACATCTCTGCATCAAAAATTCAGAAGATTCTCACAGAAATAGAAAAGATCAAGACACAAGTTGCAAATACTGTGGAGTCAAGACAATCAAGCAGTACAAACAAGgttttggaagaagtcaccatc